AACGTTTTCGTTACCGTGGAGCTGGTATCGATCATCTCCTTCATACTGATCTCCTACGAAAAGAAGGGCCGCCAGGCCTGGGCCAGTCTAAAGTACCTTCTACTCTCATCGCTAGGGTTGAATTTCTTTCTGTTGGGGATAGGACTGGTGTACATGGAGACCGGCTCTTTCGCCATGGAAGGATTGAATAGTGTTTCAAGTATAGCCTCGGTTTTGATATTCGGAGGACTTGCTGTGAAGTCCGGCCTCTTCCTCTTTTCCATGTGGCTTCCCGACGCCCACTCCAACGCGCCGGTAGAGGTTTCGCCTATTCTCTCGGGTCTGGTCGTGAAGATCGATGTCTATCTCTCTATAAGGTTCGTCCAGTATGAGTCCTTCGGCTGGTTGAAAGACGAGTTCGTGTACATAGGTATATTCAGCGCAATTGCCGGCATTATCTTCGCCGTGAACTCCAAAGACGCCAAGCGTCTCTTGGCTTACTCCACTATTTCGCAAGTTGGGTTCATGATGGTTACATGCGACAAGGTCACTTCATGGCACGGTTTCAGTCATGCTGTTTTCAAAACACTCCTCTTTCTAGTTGCCGGAAATGTATCCACGAGGCTCGGAACTAAAAAGTACAAAGACTGGTCGGGTAGAATAACCCGTATAGAGTACCTTTTCCTTCTGGTTGGTTCGCTGGCAATTTCCGGATTTCCGTTGACATCCGGTTGCGTTACCAAAGAAGTGATTATACACGGCGCTTGCTGTCCCTGGTTGAAGGTTCTTATGATGCTCTCGTCCATTGGTACAGCCATGATTTTTTCTAAATTCATTTTTTTGAAGCCCTCTAAAGAGATGGGGAAACTGCCCATCGGTACGCTCTTGGCATATTCGATTCTCTCGATAACCATAATGATTCACGGAATCGTAGGCTTCAAGATCTACATGTTCGAGTCGTTTCTTATGATCATGGTCGGTATTGGCTTGTATTTCCTTTGCAGGAAGTTCATGAGACCTCTGCCTGTCTTTTTTGAAAGGATCGACAACTCCCTGGCGGTCTATCTTATCATGTTCCTTTTTTCGATTGGATTCGTAATTCTTTCCACTTGAAAAGGGCGGTAGATTCGTCTATAATCGTTCTTGTAGGCGAGTAGCTCAATTGGCAGAGCGACGGTCTCCAAAATCGTAGGTCGGGGGTTCGAGGCCCTCCTCGCCTGCCAGAAAAGAGAGGATTTTTCCTCTCTTTTTCATTTTTGTCGAATTTCACTTCATACCTCCCCATTTACACGGAAAGGGAGCGCCTATATTAGAAAAAATAAGTTATTACTCTTTAATCGACCAACAGTATCCAGAATTTCGCCAGATTGGTTCTTAAGAGGTTGAGTGATTTATAGAAATCGTGGTACACTTTGCATGATGTATAATGCATCATCGTAATGATATTGCAATTATCAATTCTTTCCGTGAAAATAGGGGTACAAACTTACCCCAAATATGGAGGTGTTTGAATGAAACTAAACAAAGTACTTGTACTGGCAATTGTCTTGCTTCTGGGAGTCGCAGCTTTGGGGGCAACGATCAAAATTGCTCTTGTAGCTCCTTTCACAGGGTTGGGTTCGATTCTGGGCGACTACATCAAAATGGGTGCGCAGCTTGCTCTCGAAGAAATTAACGCCGCCGGCGGCATCAACGGCAATATGCTCGAGATGCTTGTATATGACGATGCGGCCAATCCCAGCACCGCCGCAAACGTTGTTAGAAGAGCGCTCTTCCAGGATAATGTTGTTGCGGTATTTGGACCAAACATGAGCAGTGCGGTTATTGGAGTTCACCCGCTGGCCCAACAGGCGAAAATCCCCATGCTTGTCGGAGCCACTTCACCCTCATTCAGGTACACCAAGATTCCCAACGATTTCCTTTTCCGCTTGAGAGCGGACGACGAAGTGAAGGTCGTTCAGCTTGTCAAATACGCCGTTGAGGTTCTAGGTATCAAAAAGCCCGGTGTAATTTATGGCTCGACGGATTACTGTCTCGCGGCTCTGGAAGTGGCGAAGGCGGAGTTCCCCAAGTACGGAGTGGAGATTGTTGCGATGGAACAGATAAAAGAGGGCGACAAAGACGCCACAGGCCAGCTTCTTAAACTTAAGAACGCCGGCTTCGACGGTCTTATAGGTCTTACCCACGAATCGGAGGCCGCCGTAACGGTCAATCAATTGAGACAACTTCAGATCGATGTGCCTATCATAGGTTTCTCGGCATGGGGAGTTCCAGCCTTCACAGACCTCGCTCCAGAAGCTGCTATCGGTGTTTATTCTGTCCAGGGTTTCAATCCCGTCGATCCAGATCCGGCAGTTGTCGCTTTTGTTGAGGCTTACAAGGCGAGATGGGACGGTAAAGAACCGAGCGATCCCGCACAGGCTTATTACGATGGGATGTACCTCCTGGCCGAAGCGATCAAGAATGTTGGAACAGATGGCACAAAGATCGCTCAGTACCTGGCGACAAAGGCGAATATATTCGGTGTCCAGGGTGAATTGAAGTGTGATGAGCATCACAACTTCACCAACGTTTGTTTGATCTCCCAGTTCGACGGAAAAGACTGGAGGATAATCAACAAGATGTTCTAGACCTCTTGGTGAGAGGAAGACAAAGGGTCTTCCTCTCACTTTTATTTATCCAGACAAGGAGTGTGAATGATGCTTCAAGACATTCTCCAGAATATTGTTTCAGGGGCTTCAATAGGTGCCACATACGGTCTTGTCGGACTGGGCGTCGTTTTCCTCTGGTTGACAATCTCCAGGATCAACTTCGCCAATATCTCATCGGCCATGCTGGGAGCCTATCTTTTCTACACATTCTACACGATGGTCAAGCTGGGGTTCTTTCTATCTTTCGTTCTGTCTGTAGGTGTTATAGCGCTTTACGGGCTCGGTCTCCGTATTTTCATATATGAACCTATAAGGAAGAGAGGCGGAGGAAGACTGGAATTTGTGGTTGCTACGCTAATGCTTTGCACTTTCTGGCTCAATTTGATAATTGTGACCTACGGGGCCCTCCCGAAACCCTTCCCCCCAGTATTTGGCGGTAGTAAAGACTTCATCACGATCGGTAGCATCAGGATTCCGACACTTTACCTGAATATTTATCTGGTGATCGCTGCACTGATGGTTCTGATATACTTCATCCTTAACAAAACTCTTATAGGAAAATCATTCCGCGCGGCGGCTCAAAACAGAGAGGCCGCGGCTCTTATGGGAATAGATGTAAAAGTGACCACTTCGCTTTCATTCGTCATGGCGACATGTGTTGTGGGAATCGCAGGTATTCTTCTCGCCCCCATCTACTTCGTATCTCTCGAACTGGGTGGAGGCTCGATCGGGGTAAAGGGCTTCGCTTCGGCCGTTCTCGGCGGACTGACCAACCCTTACGGAACGATACTCGGGGGAATCAGCCTGGGGCTTCTCGAGAACTTCTCGACCCTCTATATATCTTCGACCTACAGAGATATAATATCCTTCTCTGTTCTCGTTGCAGTGCTCATATTGAAGCCTTCCGGGATCTTCAACTGGAAGGGCAAGAAGATATAGGAGGCGTGAGATGAAGAAGTTGCTTTTTATCGCGGGAGCAATCCTTGCAATAATACTCTTTCCGATCCTCAACAAGAATATGTATCACCTTTATCTTATGAACAGGGCTTTGATTCATGCCATCCTCGCGACTGGTCTCGTCTTTCTAACCGGCTTTGCCGGTCAGATTTCCCTCGGTCAGGCCGGATTCTACGCGATCGGCGCATACAGTTCGGCATATTTCACGGTAAAACTGGGCATGCCCATACCCGTCGGGATTATCATAGGGATCGCCATAAGCGTTCTGGCCGGTTTTTTGTTGAGCATTCCTTCGTTCAAGTTGAAGGCCTTTTTTCTTTCGCTTGTCACGATCGCCTTCGGGCAGATTGTGTGGATGCTGGTGATAAACCTCACGCCGATCACGGGAGGTCCTTACGGTTTCTTTGGAATTCCCTTCTATTCGTTGGGAAACAAGATGCTCTCCTTCGGCCAGGTCTTCTGGATTTTCGGAGCTCTACTCGTCCTCTGTGTTTATATAATGTTCAGAATAAAGCATTCTCACTTCGGTAGGGCGATGCTCGCAATGAACGACGATGACGTGGCCACAGAGAGCTGCGGCATTTCGACAAAGAGACTGAAAATCGCCGCCTTCGGTTTCGCTGCAGGTCTTGCCGGTCTTGCAGGGGCTCTTTACGCCCATCTGGCCGGATTTCTCTCTCCGGAGCCGTTCACGTTTTTCGAATCTTCCAACTTTGTGGCCATGGCCGTTGTCGGAGGCCTGAGACACATGAGCGGCGGGGTCGTCGGCGGTATAGGTTTAACGCTTCTCCCGGAGTTCCTGAGATTCGGTGGCTGGGAAAACTATTATCTGATGGTCACATCACTGATTGTCATAGTGATAATCATCTTCATGCCGATGGGACTGGGACCGATACTTGAAAACCTTTTCAGGAAGACCTTCAGGCTGAAGAGAAGCAACACAAAGACGTTGTAAGGTGGGTTGGACATGGACATACTTAGAACAGAAAACATGACCAAGAGCTTCGGAGGGGTGGTCGCGAACAATAACCTTTCTATCGGAATCCCCGAAGGTAAAATAACGGCCCTGATCGGTCCGAACGGTTCCGGCAAGACGACATTTATAAATGTCGTCACGGGGGTACATCCCATAACCAGCGGAAAGGTCTATTTCAAGGATCGGGATATCTCCGGCCTGGATGTCAATGTGATAAGCAGAATGGGTATTGCGAGAACTTTCCAGAAGATTCGTCTGTTTGAGAATCTGTCGGTTATCGAAAATGTTCTCGTCGCGAGGAAGCCTTTCTATAAATCAGGTCCTATCAGCGTGGTTCTCAATACCCCGAAATTCAAGAGAGAGGAGAGGGATAATAGAGAGAAGGCTCTGGAACTTTTGAAACTCGTGGGACTGGAAGACAAAGCATACGATTCTCCAACGGGTATGGCGTACGGATTGAGACGATGTCTCGAAATAGCAAGAGCCCTGGCACTGGAACCGCAGCTTCTCTTCCTCGACGAACCGGCCGCTGGAATGACCAGGGATGAGTTCAAAGTGATAATGGATCTGATTATAATACTCAAAGAACGCGGAATTACAACTCTACTGGTGGAACATACCATGGACTTCATAAAGGCCGTGGCCGACTGGGTGTATGTGTTGAATTTCGGTCAGGTAATTGCACAGGGAAAGTTCGAAGAGATCGAAAGGGATCCGCTGGTCCTGAAAGCCTATCTGGGGGAGGAATAAGCATGTTTTTACTTGAAACCAGAGACCTATCTGTCTCTTACAACGAAGTTCCCGCTCTCAGAAAAGTTTCCATAAAGGCCGCAAAGGGCGAGGTCATCTCTGTGCTGGGTCCAAATGGAGCGGGAAAGACTACACTGCTGAAAAGCATCTCTGGACTGGTGCCTTCTGAGCCAGGAAGCAAGGTCTTCCTCAACGGAGAAGAGATCCAGAATCTCGCCCCGCACAAAATCACGCGGCTGGGTGTCATTCATGTTCCAGAGGGGAGGCAGGTTTTCGCCGAGCTGACGGTTCAGGAGAACCTCGAAGTTGCCGCGACGAGGATAGGCCTGGCAAAGGCCAGACCAAACATCGAAAGGGTCTATGAACTCTTCTCCGAACTGAAGCC
This portion of the Mesotoga infera genome encodes:
- a CDS encoding proton-conducting transporter transmembrane domain-containing protein, with the protein product MIFMIFLPVLGGIICLILRERRQLCAGLALLATIINGSFLPFYLFGKLDVNLGNWGELGIRLAMDDLAIPFILSTFLVMLAITLNSLRKNYDGFFYSLILIMYGTLNSIFLSRDLFNVFVTVELVSIISFILISYEKKGRQAWASLKYLLLSSLGLNFFLLGIGLVYMETGSFAMEGLNSVSSIASVLIFGGLAVKSGLFLFSMWLPDAHSNAPVEVSPILSGLVVKIDVYLSIRFVQYESFGWLKDEFVYIGIFSAIAGIIFAVNSKDAKRLLAYSTISQVGFMMVTCDKVTSWHGFSHAVFKTLLFLVAGNVSTRLGTKKYKDWSGRITRIEYLFLLVGSLAISGFPLTSGCVTKEVIIHGACCPWLKVLMMLSSIGTAMIFSKFIFLKPSKEMGKLPIGTLLAYSILSITIMIHGIVGFKIYMFESFLMIMVGIGLYFLCRKFMRPLPVFFERIDNSLAVYLIMFLFSIGFVILST
- a CDS encoding ABC transporter substrate-binding protein, with the translated sequence MKLNKVLVLAIVLLLGVAALGATIKIALVAPFTGLGSILGDYIKMGAQLALEEINAAGGINGNMLEMLVYDDAANPSTAANVVRRALFQDNVVAVFGPNMSSAVIGVHPLAQQAKIPMLVGATSPSFRYTKIPNDFLFRLRADDEVKVVQLVKYAVEVLGIKKPGVIYGSTDYCLAALEVAKAEFPKYGVEIVAMEQIKEGDKDATGQLLKLKNAGFDGLIGLTHESEAAVTVNQLRQLQIDVPIIGFSAWGVPAFTDLAPEAAIGVYSVQGFNPVDPDPAVVAFVEAYKARWDGKEPSDPAQAYYDGMYLLAEAIKNVGTDGTKIAQYLATKANIFGVQGELKCDEHHNFTNVCLISQFDGKDWRIINKMF
- a CDS encoding branched-chain amino acid ABC transporter permease; protein product: MLQDILQNIVSGASIGATYGLVGLGVVFLWLTISRINFANISSAMLGAYLFYTFYTMVKLGFFLSFVLSVGVIALYGLGLRIFIYEPIRKRGGGRLEFVVATLMLCTFWLNLIIVTYGALPKPFPPVFGGSKDFITIGSIRIPTLYLNIYLVIAALMVLIYFILNKTLIGKSFRAAAQNREAAALMGIDVKVTTSLSFVMATCVVGIAGILLAPIYFVSLELGGGSIGVKGFASAVLGGLTNPYGTILGGISLGLLENFSTLYISSTYRDIISFSVLVAVLILKPSGIFNWKGKKI
- a CDS encoding branched-chain amino acid ABC transporter permease, which codes for MKKLLFIAGAILAIILFPILNKNMYHLYLMNRALIHAILATGLVFLTGFAGQISLGQAGFYAIGAYSSAYFTVKLGMPIPVGIIIGIAISVLAGFLLSIPSFKLKAFFLSLVTIAFGQIVWMLVINLTPITGGPYGFFGIPFYSLGNKMLSFGQVFWIFGALLVLCVYIMFRIKHSHFGRAMLAMNDDDVATESCGISTKRLKIAAFGFAAGLAGLAGALYAHLAGFLSPEPFTFFESSNFVAMAVVGGLRHMSGGVVGGIGLTLLPEFLRFGGWENYYLMVTSLIVIVIIIFMPMGLGPILENLFRKTFRLKRSNTKTL
- a CDS encoding ABC transporter ATP-binding protein is translated as MDILRTENMTKSFGGVVANNNLSIGIPEGKITALIGPNGSGKTTFINVVTGVHPITSGKVYFKDRDISGLDVNVISRMGIARTFQKIRLFENLSVIENVLVARKPFYKSGPISVVLNTPKFKREERDNREKALELLKLVGLEDKAYDSPTGMAYGLRRCLEIARALALEPQLLFLDEPAAGMTRDEFKVIMDLIIILKERGITTLLVEHTMDFIKAVADWVYVLNFGQVIAQGKFEEIERDPLVLKAYLGEE
- a CDS encoding ABC transporter ATP-binding protein yields the protein MFLLETRDLSVSYNEVPALRKVSIKAAKGEVISVLGPNGAGKTTLLKSISGLVPSEPGSKVFLNGEEIQNLAPHKITRLGVIHVPEGRQVFAELTVQENLEVAATRIGLAKARPNIERVYELFSELKPRKGQMAGTLSGGEQQMLAIGRAIVSEPLIMMIDEPSMGLAPVIVKRIFETLKKFVKDAGLTMLIVEQNAKLSLPMSDRVYIVSQGQIKLEGSVEEVKSDERIREMYFGGK